GGACAGCAGATTATGTGCGCCTGCGCGTTTCCGCCCGTACATAAGCGGTAAAAGCCAGGCGTAAAAAAGCCGCCGACGATAAGTGTGCTTATCATCGGCGGCTTTTAGTCGATTAAAACTTAGAATTCATCCCACTCATCGACAGCCTCTTTTTTACTTTGCGTCGCCTGCTGGCGTGGCGCTGGCTCAACATGGCCGCCGACTTGGTGCTGAGCCTGTTGCTGCTGAGTAGCCCCCTTATGCGTCAGCGCAGCAGCACTGGCAGCGCTCTCATCAATGCGGAAGGTAGCCATCAAGTCGGCTAGCTCACGGGCCTGCCCCTCTAACGAGCTCGCGGCCGTGCTGGTCTGCTGCACTAATGAAGCATTTTGCTGGGTGACCGAGTCCATTTCGGTAAGGGCAGCATTAATCTGCTCAATGCCACTATTTTGCTCCCGCGTCGCGGTCGAAATTTCACCCATCAGAGTAGTGACTTGGCGAATCGCATCCACGGTCTGATGAATCGTCTGCCCACTGCGCTCCGCTTGTTCAGCACCACCGTTAATTTTCGTGGTGGTCTGCTCGATCAGGCTACGAATTTCCTTGGCTGAATCAGCACTTCGCGTCGCTAATAAGCGAACCTCGCTGGCCACCACGGCAAAGCCACGGCCCTGCTCGCCCGCGCGGGCAGCTTCAACCGATGCATTGAGTGCTAATATATTGGTTTGGAAGGCAATAGAATCAATCACGCCGATAATATCGTTTACTTGGCTCGCACTGGCCGCAATCTCACGCATAAGTTGCACCGTGCGCTCCACCTCTTCACCGCCTGACTCCGCCGACTGCGACGCTGTAACCGAAAGCTGATCAGCCTCTTGGGCCGTTTCAGCGTTTTTACTTACCGTCGCCGACATTTCTTCCATGCTGGAGGCTGTTTGCTGAAGCGCGGAGGCCTGCTGCTCGGTTCGTGACGAGAGATCCTGACTTCCCGCGGAGATATCCCCAGCCCCGCTGAAGACCCGCTCACTACTGCCTCTCAACGCCAGCACCAGTTGTTTTAACTTCTCCTGCATAGCCGAAAGCCCACTGAACAACTGGCCAATTTCGTTGCGCCCACGATCCTCAATCTGGCCTGTCAGATCCCCCTCGGCAATCCGTGCAAAATGTTCACTGGCACGTCGAAGGGGCCTGACAACGCTACGCATCATTGCCCACCGAATCACCACCACTGCCACGAGTGAAATCACTAAAAGGGTAATAGCAATGGCACCAATAATAGTCGCCAAGCGATTGAGTTGTTGAAGGACACTAGCGCCACGCTCCTCGGTATAAGCGATAAAACCACTCATGGCCAGATCCAATTCGGCGCTTAATGCCCCCAATTCTTCTTGTTTGCGCTGAATTTGAAAAGGCGCGGCTTCTAGTAGAGGAGAAATACCTTCTGTCACAAAAGCATCGTAAGCGCTGATAATCGCATCACGGTGGGGAGCCAGCGAGCCGTCAGGATCGATTGGCACAGCACGAAACTCATTAAAACGCTCCTCGGCCTCAGCTACCGCCTCTGTGGCCATAACAAGGCTTTCCTGCCCTTTGTCTGGGTTACCTTGGGTACTGAAACTTGCCGAACGGTCTAAAAAAGTTTGCGCTCTAAGTGCGTGCACCTGTGTACGGTTGGCTAAGTTAACGAGCCGTACGTTGGTGGCAGCCAGTTCTTCAAGCGCCTGCGAGCTATTATGATTGGAATAAAACCCGAGGCCACTGATCAAGCCTATCATAAGAACCAGTAGGGCTAACGCAGCAGTCAGACTCCATTTAATAGAGAGGTGCTTCATTCTGTTAATCCCTTAATATTTTTAATTTATTCAATGAGATATCGACCAAGCTAAAACAAACTGAAGCGCCAAGGTGCAAACCTAGACGTTGGTCTAGTATGGAGTATGATAAATGAATGACCACAGCCTTTAGGGCACCATGGCAGCACTTTGCCTGCTGGCCGCCTGCGCCACGTCAACCTGGAGCCAAGCCCCCGCCGTGCACTCTAAGCGAGGAGCCTCGACTACCCCCTGTAAGCGTGCCCGTGATAGCAGCGTGGCCTTAGTATTGGCTTTAAGCGTACCGACCATGTACCCATCAATATCGACACAACTCCCCTCAATGTATGACGCCACGTGGCCAGAAGCAGTCACAGACACAGGATGATTGGGCGCAATGAGCGTCCCCTCCAAACGCCCCTTAATGAGCACAGGCTCATCGGCGATCACCTTGCCTAAAATATGGGTGGCTGACCCAATCCGGCTGCCACCAGACACGCCCTGGATGGTGGGAGACGTCGCAGCGGAGGCTTCTTCAGGTGGCGACATTGCTTCAAAGGGGAGTTCTAAGATGGGAACGGTATCCACTGCAGGCGCTTGGTGTGGTCTCCCTGCTGCGTTTAAAGAGCGCTGTTTTAGCTTACGGCGCTTGCCATCCCATACGATCAGCGTCATTACTCCAACGCCCAGCACAATAAACCATACTTGAATGCCCATACCGCTTCCTGCCGCTTTAGATGTGGTTACCCCAGCTAACGTTATACTCCCTCCACTTTATTGCGGCGGCGTGAATAAGCCCACTCACTTGGCTTAACTCCAGGCTTTGAGACAGTAACAAGCCGATTAAGGTATTTAATGCTCACGACCACTCACCTCAAAGGCGCTCTGGCGTCATTTACTTGGAGTCACCAATGTTTAAAGCCAAGAATACTCCCCCTGAAACTAAGGCCGCGACGCTAATACCACCTGACACACGCTCATCGGCAACGCCAGGCACTCCGGCTAGCAGTGCGCGCCCAAGCCTCTCCGTAATCGGGGGTCACACGCAAGTAGAGGGAGACATTAATAGCGATGAAGATTTGACGGTAGAGGGACGCGTAAGCGGCATTATCACCTGCAAACAGCACACCGTTACCCTGGGTGCCAATGGCTATATCAACGGCGATGTATTTGCTCACACACTGCATATATCAGGTGAGGTAACCGGCAACTTGGTAGCACACCACCGCGCAACGATTCATAAGGGCGCCCAGGTCTCAGGCACTATTGTTGCCCCTTGCCTGGTACTGGAAGATGGCAGCGTTTTCCATGGCAGTATCGATATGGATCCTGACAACGAAGTACTCAAAAACGCCTTTGCCGATGCCAGCGGCAGCATGACTAAAACCTCGCCCAAAGCAACCGTCGAGAAGCGCTCAACCACGAGTGCGAACGTCGCAGAGCACGACAGCACAGAAGCAAAAGCTAACGATTAAGGCGCTGCCAATAGCATCAACGGCGCTGAGCGCACACAGGGCAAGCGGGATCGCGGGGTACTTGAAAGTGCCGCCATTGGCCGCTTAAGCCATCAAAGGTAGAGAGCCCCTGATGGGCAGAACCTGCGCCACTAAGCAGCTTAAAGGCTTCAACCGCCTGAAAGCAGCCGATCAGTCCCACCAGTGGCGCCATGACGCCACTTTCTGAGCAGCTTAGCGCTTCATCGCCACTTTCGTCGGGCGGATAGAGACAGGCGTAGCAGGGACACTCGGTATTGCGGGGGTCAAAAATTGCCAGCTGGCCTGAAAAGCGAATGGCCGCACCCGATACCAGCGGCACACCTGCTTTTTGGGACGCCGCATTCACCGCATAGCGGCTTGAGAAACGATCGGTACAGTCCAGCACCACATCCGCCGAAGCGATTAAGCGTTCAAGCGGTTCGCCCTCGACATGTTGGTCTAACGCAACAACGTGGCAGTGGGGATTGAGCGCTTGCATGCTGGCCTGGGCAGAGTGCGCCTTATTTAAACCAATACTGGCGTGCTGGTGGGCAATTTGACGTTGAAGATTGGAAAGTTCCACATGGTCGGCATCGGCGATAGTGATGCGCCCTACCCCAGCAGCAGCTAAATAGAGCGCTGCCGGAGAGCCCAAACCGCCAGCCCCAATAATCACTGCATGGGCAGATTGGAGGCGCTCCTGGCCCTCGATATCCACCTCGGGCAGCATAATCTGGCGGCTATAGCGCAGCAGCGCCTGGTCATCCATCATCGGCTTACTTATCCTCAAATTCCTCAAAGGCAGGAATGTGTAAATTGAAGCTCTCTTTTACCTCTTCCATTACCACGTAGCTTTTCGATTCTTTCACGCCAGGCAGCGTTAACACTACATCGCCCAATAGTTGACGGTAAGCCGCCA
This Vreelandella neptunia DNA region includes the following protein-coding sequences:
- a CDS encoding methyl-accepting chemotaxis protein translates to MKHLSIKWSLTAALALLVLMIGLISGLGFYSNHNSSQALEELAATNVRLVNLANRTQVHALRAQTFLDRSASFSTQGNPDKGQESLVMATEAVAEAEERFNEFRAVPIDPDGSLAPHRDAIISAYDAFVTEGISPLLEAAPFQIQRKQEELGALSAELDLAMSGFIAYTEERGASVLQQLNRLATIIGAIAITLLVISLVAVVVIRWAMMRSVVRPLRRASEHFARIAEGDLTGQIEDRGRNEIGQLFSGLSAMQEKLKQLVLALRGSSERVFSGAGDISAGSQDLSSRTEQQASALQQTASSMEEMSATVSKNAETAQEADQLSVTASQSAESGGEEVERTVQLMREIAASASQVNDIIGVIDSIAFQTNILALNASVEAARAGEQGRGFAVVASEVRLLATRSADSAKEIRSLIEQTTTKINGGAEQAERSGQTIHQTVDAIRQVTTLMGEISTATREQNSGIEQINAALTEMDSVTQQNASLVQQTSTAASSLEGQARELADLMATFRIDESAASAAALTHKGATQQQQAQHQVGGHVEPAPRQQATQSKKEAVDEWDEF
- a CDS encoding bactofilin family protein; its protein translation is MGIQVWFIVLGVGVMTLIVWDGKRRKLKQRSLNAAGRPHQAPAVDTVPILELPFEAMSPPEEASAATSPTIQGVSGGSRIGSATHILGKVIADEPVLIKGRLEGTLIAPNHPVSVTASGHVASYIEGSCVDIDGYMVGTLKANTKATLLSRARLQGVVEAPRLECTAGAWLQVDVAQAASRQSAAMVP
- a CDS encoding bactofilin family protein, whose product is MFKAKNTPPETKAATLIPPDTRSSATPGTPASSARPSLSVIGGHTQVEGDINSDEDLTVEGRVSGIITCKQHTVTLGANGYINGDVFAHTLHISGEVTGNLVAHHRATIHKGAQVSGTIVAPCLVLEDGSVFHGSIDMDPDNEVLKNAFADASGSMTKTSPKATVEKRSTTSANVAEHDSTEAKAND
- a CDS encoding HesA/MoeB/ThiF family protein; translated protein: MMDDQALLRYSRQIMLPEVDIEGQERLQSAHAVIIGAGGLGSPAALYLAAAGVGRITIADADHVELSNLQRQIAHQHASIGLNKAHSAQASMQALNPHCHVVALDQHVEGEPLERLIASADVVLDCTDRFSSRYAVNAASQKAGVPLVSGAAIRFSGQLAIFDPRNTECPCYACLYPPDESGDEALSCSESGVMAPLVGLIGCFQAVEAFKLLSGAGSAHQGLSTFDGLSGQWRHFQVPRDPACPVCAQRR